GGTCGGGGTGTCGCCGTCGAGGCCCGCCCCGTCCGGCTCGCGCACGAGCTCGACGGCGGGCGGCTTACGCAACTCACTCACGTTCCGAAAAGTAGCACACCCTGTCTCGTTTTCCAGGAACTCGCGGTTGACCTGCCGCACGTGGCGTCCTATCGTCCACCATGTTCAGCTTTTATGAACTTCACGTACCGAAAACCAAGACTTTCACTCGTCGAAGGAGTTCAACCATGGCGGAGAGGAAGACGGGCGACGGCCGCACCGTCGTCAGCGGGACGGCGAAGATGACCCCGTCCGAGGCCTTCGTCGAGACGCTGGTGGCCAATGGCGTCACCGACATCTTCGGCATCATGGGCTCGGCGTTCATGGACGCGATGGACATCTTCGCGCCGGCCGGCATCCGGCTCGTCCCGGTCGTGCACGAGCAGGGCGCCGCGCACATGGCAGACGGCTACGCCCGGGTCAGCGGCCGGCACGGCGTGGTGATCGGGCAGAACGGCCCGGGCATCAGCAACTGCGTCACCGCGATCGCCGCGGCCTACTGGGCGCACAGCCCGGTCGTGATGATCACGCCGGAGGCGGGCACGATGGGCACCGGGCTGGGCGGCTTCCAGGAAGCCAACCAGCTGCCCATGTTCCAGGAGTTCACGAAGTACCAGGCGCACGTGAACAACCCGAAGCGGATGGCCGAGTACACCGCGCGGGCCTTCGACCGGGCGCTCGCCGAGATCGGCCCGACCCAGCTGAACATCCCCCGCGACTTCTTCTACGGCGAGATCGAAACCGAGATCCCGGAGCCGCAGCGGCTGGACCGCGGCCCCGGCGGCGACAAGAGCCTCGCCCAGGCGGCCGAACTGCTGGCCACCGCGGAGTTCCCGGTCATCATCTCCGGCGGCGGCGTAGTCATGTCCGACGGCGTCGAGGAGGCCAAGGCGCTCGCCGAGCGCCTCGGCGCGCCGGTCGTCAACAGCTACCAGCACAACGACAGCTTCCCGGCCAGCCACCCGCAGTGGTGCGGCCCGCTCGGCTACCAGGGCTCCAAGGCCGCGATGAAGCTCATCTCGCAGGCGGACGTGGTGATCGCGCTCGGCACCCGGCTCGGCCCGTTCGGCACCCTGCCGCAGCACGGCATGGACTACTGGCCGAAGAACGCGAAGATCATCCAGATCGACGCGGACCACAAGATGCTCGGCCTGGTCAAGAAGATCACCGTCGGCATCTGCGGCGACGCGAAGGCCGCCGCGGCGGCGCTCGCCGACCGGCTCGCCGACCGGACGCTCGCCTGCGACGCCACCCGCGACGAACGCGCCGCGCGCACCAAGGCCGAAAAAGAGGCGTGGGAGCGAGAGCTCTCCGAGTGGACCCACGAGAAGGACCCCTACTCCCTCGACATGATCGCCGAGCAGGACCAGGAGGAGGGCAACTGGCTGCACCCGCGCCAGGTCCTGCGCGAGCTGGAGAAGGCCATGCCGCCGCGGGTGATGGTCTCCACCGACATCGGCAACATCAACTCCGTCGCGCACAGCTACCTGCGGTTCGAGGAGCCCCGCTCCTTCTTCGCCCCGATGTCCTTCGGCAACTGCGGTTACGCGCTGCCGACCATCATCGGCGCGAAGGCCGCCGCGATGGACCGGCCGGCGATCGCGTACGCCGGCGACGGCGCGTGGGGCATGAGCATGGGCGAGATCATGACCGCGGTGCGGCACGACATCCCAGTCACCGCGGTGGTCTTCCACAACCGGCAATGGGGCGCGGAAAAGAAGAACCAGGTCGACTTCTACGACCGCCGGTTCGTCGCCGGCGAACTGGAAAGCGAGAGCTTCGCCGGGATCGCGCAGGCGATGGGCGCCGACGGCATCGTGGTGGACAAGCTCGAGGACGTCGGCCCGGCGCTGCGGAAGGCGGTCGACGCGCAAATGAACGAGGGCCGCACCACGGTCGTCGAGGTCATGTGCACCCGCGAGCTGGGCGACCCGTTCCGCCGCGACGCGCTGTCGAAGCCGGTTCGATTCCTGGAAAAGTACCAGGACTACGTGTAAGCGCGCGGCGGTTCGCGAGCCGGAAAGTCCGTGAAGGGCCCCTTGCGGGAATCAGGGCGGATTCGAGGGGTCGTCGCAACACAGGCTGGATTAGCTGGTTTCGGTGAGGAGTGTAGCGAGGCGTTCGGCTGGGGTGTCCCAGCCGAGCGTTTTGCGTGGGCGGCAGTTGAGCTCTGCGGCGACGGCGGCGAGGTGTTCGGGGCTGTGGAGGGAGAGGTCGGTGCCTTTGGGGAAGTACTGGCGCAGCAGGCCGTTGGTGTTTTCGTTGCTGCCGCGTTGCCAGGGGCTGTGGGGGTCGCAGAAGTAGACGGGGATGCCGGTGGCGATGGTGAATTCGCGGTGTCGGCCCATTTCCGAGCCTTGGTCCCAGGTCAGGGACCGTGTCAGGTGGTCGGGCAGGGTGTGCATGGCGGTGACGAGGGCGTCGCGGACGGCGTCGGCGCCGCGGCCGTGGGGCAGGGGGACCAGGAGCGTGTAGCGGGTGGCGCGTTCGACCAGGGTGGCGATGGCGGAGGCTCCGTCCTTGCCGATGATCAGGTCGCCTTCCCAGTGGCCGGGGACGGCGCGGTCGGCGGCTTCGGCGGGGCGTTCGCTGATCATGACCATGGGTTCGGCGAAGCGGGGCCGGCGGGCTTCGCCGGTGCGGCGGGGTTTGCGCACGGCGCGGCCGGTGCGCAGCGCGCGGTGCAGTTCGCGGCGCAGTTCGCCGCGGCCTTGGACGTAGAGGGCCTGGTAGACGGTTTCGGGGGTCACGTGCAGCTCCGGGCGGTCGGGGTGGTCGCGGCGCAGCCGCTGGCTGATCTGCTCCGGGCTGAACTTCTTGCGCAGCATGCCCTGCACGAGGTCGCGCAGCTCGGGACAGGCCGCGATCTTGCCGGTCTTGGGCCGTTTGCGGCGCGCGTCGGCGCGGGCCTGGGCGGCGTAGGGCCGGTAGCCGCGGCTGCCGGGACGGGCGTTGCGGGCCAGTTCGCGGCTGATCGTGGCGGGATCGCGGCCCAGTTCCCGGGCGATCGCGCGGACCCCGGCCCCTGCCCGGCGCAGGTCGGCGATCGCCAGCCGTTCCTGCTGCGTCAGGAACCGCGACTGCGCCTCGGGGCGGGCATCGGCGACGGGGGCCGGACGCGAGGGCGGGGCCGGCGACCGCACGGCCGTCCGCCCCGCCCGGCTCGGCCGCCCGTGCCGCCACCGGTGCCCGGTCCGCCGGTCGACCCCGACAACCCGGCACGCCTCGACAGTGCCCACGCCTTCCGCCACAAGATCAAAATACCGGCGGCGTTCCGCCGCCAACCTCCCCCGACCCCGCGACGCTGCAACCTCCCGGACCCCCGCCACGGCAACCCCTCAACAACTCAGGCGTTGCAACCACCACTAGAACCCAAGCAGATTCCCGCAAGGGGCCCTTCCCGGATTAACCGGTCCGGGCCTCGATCTGGCCCCAGTGATCGGCCGCTTTCTGGCTCTGGGCCAGGGCCAGCCTCATTGCGATGCTCGACACATCCCGTTTTTCGCACTCACAGGAGGTCGCCAGGTGAACGTCACGGAGCTGCGGGCCACGGCCCGCCGACACCTCGGGCCCCACTTCACGCGCAAGGACACCTGGCAGAGCGAGTTCCCGGTGTTCGTCCGCGGCGAAGGCAGCTACCTGATCGACACCGAGGGCCGCCGGCACCTCGACGGACTCGCCGGACTGTTCTGCGTCAACATGGGCCACGGCCGCGCGGACATCGCCCAGGCGGCGGCCGAGCAGGTCGCCACCCTCGCCTACGCGAGCAACTGGGGTTCCGCGCACCCGCCGTCGATCGAAGCGGCCCGGCTGATCGCCTCGCTCGCGCCCGGCGACCTGGGCACCACGTTCTTCGTCAACTCCGGTTCGGAGGCGGTGGAGACCGCGCTCAAATTCGCCCGGCAGTACCACCGCAGCCAGGGCGCCCCGGAGCGGACGAAGATCATCAGCCGCGAAATGGCTTACCACGGAACGACTCTGGGCGCGCTGTCGGTCACCGGGCTGCCGAAGATCAAGGAGCCGTTCGGCCCGCTCCTGCCGGGCATCCGGCACGTGCCCAACACGCTCGGCCTCACCGGCGACTGCGGTCCGGCCGACCAGCTGGACTGCGTCCGCGCCATCGAAGCGGTCATCCTCGAAGAAGGCCCGGAGACGGTCGCGGCGGTGTTCGCCGAACCGGTGCAGAACGGGCGCGGCGCACTGGTCCCGCCGGAGGGCTACTGGCCGGCTTTGCGGGCGCTGTGCGACAAATACGGCGTCCTGCTGGTGTCCGACGAGGTGATCTGCTCGTTCGGCCGGCTGGGCCACTTCTTCGGCCACGGACTGACCGGTGTCGTGCCGGACCTGATCACCTTCGCCAAGGGCTCCACGTCCGGCTACGCCCCGCTCGGCGGCGTCATCGTCCGCGAGCGGCTGGTCGCCGACCTGTACGACTCCCCCAAGGGCGGCGTCTTCACCCACGGCGCGACCTGGGGCGGACATCCGGTGTCGACGGCGATCGCGGTCGCCAACATCACCGCGATGCGCGACGAGAAGGTCCCCGAGCACGTGCTGACCGAGGGGCCGAAACTGCATGCCGCGCTGGAGTCTCTCAAGGACGCGCACCGGTGTGTGAAGGACGTGCGCGGCACCGGGTTCTTCTACGCGATCGAGCTGATGGCCGACCGCGACAGCGGCCGCGAGCTGACCGAGCAGGAGTCGCTGACCGTGCTGCGCCAGGTACTGCCCGAAGCGTTCCGGCGCACCGGCGTCATCCTCCGCGGCGACGATCGCGGCGCGACCATGCTCATGATCTCGCCGCCGCTGGTGGCCGACACGGACGTGCTCGACGCGTTGCTGCACGGCGTCGACGGCATGCTCACCGA
This sequence is a window from Amycolatopsis benzoatilytica AK 16/65. Protein-coding genes within it:
- the xsc gene encoding sulfoacetaldehyde acetyltransferase, which translates into the protein MAERKTGDGRTVVSGTAKMTPSEAFVETLVANGVTDIFGIMGSAFMDAMDIFAPAGIRLVPVVHEQGAAHMADGYARVSGRHGVVIGQNGPGISNCVTAIAAAYWAHSPVVMITPEAGTMGTGLGGFQEANQLPMFQEFTKYQAHVNNPKRMAEYTARAFDRALAEIGPTQLNIPRDFFYGEIETEIPEPQRLDRGPGGDKSLAQAAELLATAEFPVIISGGGVVMSDGVEEAKALAERLGAPVVNSYQHNDSFPASHPQWCGPLGYQGSKAAMKLISQADVVIALGTRLGPFGTLPQHGMDYWPKNAKIIQIDADHKMLGLVKKITVGICGDAKAAAAALADRLADRTLACDATRDERAARTKAEKEAWERELSEWTHEKDPYSLDMIAEQDQEEGNWLHPRQVLRELEKAMPPRVMVSTDIGNINSVAHSYLRFEEPRSFFAPMSFGNCGYALPTIIGAKAAAMDRPAIAYAGDGAWGMSMGEIMTAVRHDIPVTAVVFHNRQWGAEKKNQVDFYDRRFVAGELESESFAGIAQAMGADGIVVDKLEDVGPALRKAVDAQMNEGRTTVVEVMCTRELGDPFRRDALSKPVRFLEKYQDYV
- a CDS encoding IS30 family transposase codes for the protein MAEGVGTVEACRVVGVDRRTGHRWRHGRPSRAGRTAVRSPAPPSRPAPVADARPEAQSRFLTQQERLAIADLRRAGAGVRAIARELGRDPATISRELARNARPGSRGYRPYAAQARADARRKRPKTGKIAACPELRDLVQGMLRKKFSPEQISQRLRRDHPDRPELHVTPETVYQALYVQGRGELRRELHRALRTGRAVRKPRRTGEARRPRFAEPMVMISERPAEAADRAVPGHWEGDLIIGKDGASAIATLVERATRYTLLVPLPHGRGADAVRDALVTAMHTLPDHLTRSLTWDQGSEMGRHREFTIATGIPVYFCDPHSPWQRGSNENTNGLLRQYFPKGTDLSLHSPEHLAAVAAELNCRPRKTLGWDTPAERLATLLTETS
- a CDS encoding aspartate aminotransferase family protein, producing the protein MNVTELRATARRHLGPHFTRKDTWQSEFPVFVRGEGSYLIDTEGRRHLDGLAGLFCVNMGHGRADIAQAAAEQVATLAYASNWGSAHPPSIEAARLIASLAPGDLGTTFFVNSGSEAVETALKFARQYHRSQGAPERTKIISREMAYHGTTLGALSVTGLPKIKEPFGPLLPGIRHVPNTLGLTGDCGPADQLDCVRAIEAVILEEGPETVAAVFAEPVQNGRGALVPPEGYWPALRALCDKYGVLLVSDEVICSFGRLGHFFGHGLTGVVPDLITFAKGSTSGYAPLGGVIVRERLVADLYDSPKGGVFTHGATWGGHPVSTAIAVANITAMRDEKVPEHVLTEGPKLHAALESLKDAHRCVKDVRGTGFFYAIELMADRDSGRELTEQESLTVLRQVLPEAFRRTGVILRGDDRGATMLMISPPLVADTDVLDALLHGVDGMLTDVEKAIQP